The Microbulbifer sp. YPW1 genome contains a region encoding:
- a CDS encoding SLC13 family permease: MTRQLFIPLGPVIAVVFYFVMKSLGMPYLPAVTAAITVLTVIWWITEALPIPATSIVPFVLLPLFGVADHKLVASSLGSHVILLLMGAFMLSKALEKSGAHERLALYMLKVVGISSGRRLVLGFMLASGLLSMWISNTATTLMMLPIALAILSRADNHRLTVALILGIAYAASLGGVGSPLGTPPNVIFMGIYEEITGQEFSFARWMKIGLPVVLITLPIMALWLTRGIRLHKSLERPTVGAWRAEEVRTLAVFGIAILFWVTRNEPFGGWSDLLGVPDAGDSTVALAAVVLMFLVPNGKGGRLLDWKTAESIPWGMLLLFAGGIAIAKGFAASGLSDMMGQGLNFLTAMPLWLMLVLLCLSVTFLTEITSNTATATLLMPILAVVATSAGFDPMVLMIPAAMCASCAFMLPVATAPNAIAYGTGKLRIQEMVREGAVLSVLASLIIAGVCWVMLV, from the coding sequence ATGACCAGACAACTGTTTATTCCCCTCGGCCCGGTTATTGCGGTCGTTTTCTATTTTGTGATGAAGTCGCTGGGGATGCCGTATTTACCCGCGGTGACTGCGGCGATTACCGTGCTGACAGTGATCTGGTGGATCACCGAGGCACTGCCGATTCCGGCAACCTCCATTGTGCCGTTTGTACTGTTGCCACTGTTCGGCGTGGCAGATCACAAGCTGGTGGCATCGTCGCTGGGTAGCCATGTGATCCTGTTGCTGATGGGTGCCTTCATGCTGTCCAAGGCGCTGGAAAAGAGCGGCGCCCACGAACGGCTCGCCCTGTACATGCTCAAGGTGGTGGGGATCTCCAGTGGTCGACGGCTGGTATTGGGATTCATGCTGGCATCGGGGCTGCTGAGTATGTGGATATCCAACACGGCGACCACCCTGATGATGCTCCCCATCGCACTGGCGATCCTCTCCCGCGCCGATAACCATCGACTGACCGTCGCGCTGATTCTGGGAATTGCCTATGCGGCCAGTCTCGGCGGTGTGGGCAGCCCGCTGGGTACACCGCCCAATGTTATTTTCATGGGCATTTATGAAGAGATTACCGGGCAGGAATTCAGTTTCGCGCGCTGGATGAAAATCGGTTTGCCGGTGGTATTGATCACTTTGCCGATTATGGCCCTGTGGCTGACGCGGGGGATTCGCCTGCACAAGTCGCTGGAGCGGCCCACGGTCGGTGCCTGGCGGGCAGAAGAGGTGCGCACCCTGGCGGTATTCGGGATTGCGATATTGTTCTGGGTAACCCGCAACGAACCCTTTGGCGGCTGGAGCGACCTGCTTGGTGTGCCCGATGCCGGGGACAGCACCGTGGCGCTGGCCGCAGTGGTGCTGATGTTCCTGGTACCCAATGGTAAGGGCGGAAGGCTGCTGGACTGGAAAACCGCCGAAAGTATTCCGTGGGGAATGTTGCTGCTGTTTGCCGGGGGGATCGCCATTGCCAAGGGCTTTGCCGCGTCCGGACTCAGCGACATGATGGGGCAGGGGCTCAATTTCCTCACCGCCATGCCGCTGTGGCTGATGCTGGTATTGCTGTGTCTGTCGGTCACCTTCCTTACGGAAATCACCAGTAATACTGCGACGGCGACATTGCTGATGCCGATTCTCGCAGTTGTCGCCACCAGCGCCGGGTTTGATCCCATGGTACTGATGATTCCTGCCGCCATGTGTGCCAGCTGTGCGTTTATGCTACCGGTCGCCACTGCACCCAACGCGATTGCCTATGGCACCGGTAAGCTGCGGATTCAGGAGATGGTCAGGGAAGGCGCGGTACTGAGTGTACTGGCGTCTCTCATTATTGCCGGGGTGTGTTGGGTAATGCTGGTGTAG
- a CDS encoding prolyl oligopeptidase family protein: MKKLSILAVAGVLAACSGESPEVSQSMSEVQAESPSASAALAYPQTRKDDVVDNYFGNEVADPYRWLEDDRSEETEAWVEAQNKVTFSYLDQIPYRENLKQRLETLWNYEKVGSPFKEGDYTYFYRNDGLQNQYVVWRKKGDGEAEIFLDPNTFSEDGTTSLSTLKFSKDGSIAAYSVSEGGSDWRKIYVIDAETKEILEEPLVDVKFSGISWKGNEGFYYSSYDKPEGSELSAKTDQHKLYYHKLGQAQSKDVLVFGGSEAQKRRYVSGYVTEDDRYLVISGATSTSGNDLFIRDLTVADAPLVPVLTDFDSDTYVIDNLDSKLFLVTNRDAPNKKVVTVDAASPAPENWQDFIPETDNVLTASTGGGYFFAEYMVDALSRVYQYDYNGKRVREISLPGPGSVSSPSGKREDKTLYYSFTNYKTPSTIFAFDVEKGESDVYRESGAQFDPAAYESEQVFFTSKDGTKVPMMITYKKGLELNGKNPTILYGYGGFNVSLTPSFSIANAVWLELGGVYAVPNLRGGGEYGKRWHDAGTKLQKQNVFDDFIAAGEYLIEKGYTSSDYLAIRGGSNGGLLVGAVMTQRPDLVKVALPAVGVMDMLRYHTFTAGAGWAYDYGTAEQSEEMFEYLKGYSPVHNVSAGVSYPATLVTTADHDDRVVPAHSFKFAAELQSKQQGAAPTLIRIETNAGHGAGTPVSKTIEQYADIFGFTLFNMGVSELPGS, encoded by the coding sequence ATGAAAAAACTATCCATACTGGCGGTGGCAGGCGTGCTGGCCGCCTGCTCGGGCGAATCTCCGGAGGTCTCCCAGTCCATGAGCGAAGTGCAGGCGGAAAGCCCCAGCGCATCCGCCGCGCTGGCTTATCCACAAACCCGCAAAGACGATGTTGTCGACAACTATTTCGGTAACGAAGTAGCAGATCCCTATCGCTGGCTGGAAGACGACCGCAGTGAGGAAACCGAAGCCTGGGTTGAAGCCCAGAACAAGGTGACCTTCAGTTATCTGGATCAGATCCCCTACCGGGAAAACCTGAAGCAGCGCCTGGAAACCCTGTGGAACTACGAAAAAGTGGGCTCCCCATTCAAGGAGGGCGATTACACCTATTTCTATCGCAATGATGGATTGCAGAACCAGTACGTGGTCTGGCGCAAGAAAGGGGACGGCGAAGCGGAAATCTTCCTCGACCCCAACACTTTCAGTGAAGACGGCACCACGTCACTGTCTACCCTGAAGTTTTCCAAAGACGGCTCCATTGCGGCCTATTCGGTGTCTGAAGGCGGTAGCGACTGGCGCAAAATCTATGTGATTGATGCGGAAACCAAAGAGATTCTTGAGGAACCTCTGGTCGATGTGAAGTTCTCCGGTATCTCCTGGAAGGGCAACGAAGGCTTCTACTACTCGAGCTACGATAAGCCTGAAGGCAGTGAACTCTCCGCCAAGACCGACCAGCACAAGCTGTATTACCACAAGCTTGGACAGGCGCAGTCCAAGGATGTACTGGTATTCGGCGGATCCGAAGCGCAGAAGCGTCGCTATGTTTCCGGCTATGTGACAGAAGATGATCGCTACCTGGTGATCTCCGGGGCGACCTCCACTTCCGGTAACGATCTGTTTATCCGCGACCTCACCGTGGCGGATGCGCCGCTGGTACCGGTGCTGACCGATTTCGATTCCGACACCTATGTGATCGATAACCTGGACAGCAAACTGTTCCTGGTAACCAACCGCGATGCCCCGAACAAGAAAGTGGTTACCGTCGATGCCGCCAGCCCCGCTCCGGAAAACTGGCAGGACTTTATCCCGGAAACCGACAACGTACTGACCGCATCCACCGGTGGTGGTTACTTCTTCGCGGAATACATGGTGGATGCCCTGTCGCGGGTGTACCAGTACGATTACAACGGCAAGCGCGTCCGGGAAATCTCCCTGCCGGGGCCGGGCAGCGTTTCCTCTCCCAGCGGCAAGCGCGAAGACAAAACCCTGTACTACTCGTTCACCAACTACAAAACGCCATCCACCATTTTTGCGTTTGATGTAGAGAAGGGCGAATCCGATGTGTACCGCGAATCCGGAGCGCAGTTTGATCCGGCCGCGTACGAGTCCGAGCAGGTGTTCTTCACCTCCAAGGATGGCACCAAGGTGCCGATGATGATCACCTATAAAAAAGGCCTGGAGCTGAATGGCAAGAACCCGACCATCCTGTATGGCTATGGCGGCTTCAATGTCAGCCTGACCCCGTCGTTCAGTATTGCCAACGCGGTATGGCTGGAGCTGGGTGGTGTGTACGCGGTTCCCAACCTGCGCGGTGGAGGTGAGTACGGCAAGCGCTGGCACGATGCGGGCACCAAGCTGCAGAAGCAGAATGTGTTCGACGACTTTATCGCCGCAGGTGAGTACCTGATTGAAAAGGGCTACACGTCCAGCGATTACCTGGCGATTCGCGGCGGTTCCAACGGCGGCCTGCTGGTGGGTGCAGTAATGACCCAGCGCCCGGATCTGGTAAAAGTGGCACTGCCTGCCGTGGGCGTGATGGATATGCTGCGCTACCACACCTTCACCGCCGGTGCGGGTTGGGCCTACGACTACGGCACCGCGGAGCAGAGCGAGGAGATGTTCGAGTATCTGAAAGGTTACTCCCCGGTACACAACGTGAGTGCGGGCGTGTCCTACCCGGCCACCCTGGTGACTACAGCGGATCACGATGATCGCGTGGTACCGGCGCACTCCTTCAAGTTCGCCGCGGAACTGCAGTCCAAGCAGCAAGGTGCCGCCCCCACCCTGATCCGTATCGAGACCAATGCGGGCCATGGCGCGGGCACACCGGTCTCCAAGACCATCGAGCAGTACGCGGATATCTTCGGCTTCACCCTGTTTAATATGGGCGTTTCCGAACTGCCCGGCAGCTGA